In Desulfofundulus luciae, a genomic segment contains:
- a CDS encoding ARPP-1 family domain-containing protein: MTVLVNFLHTLRVGEPQAFENLTVFPLIGTQFQEPGYLLLDEALAQDLFEVGEVSETGSVNEVLVLNKSDFAVLILDGEILTGAKQNRVVNASVLVGPRAELEIPVSCVEQGRWRYVAEKFTDSRRFSYARLRAQKSAQVAESLHAFRAFSADQSAIWDEVERKQREMGAESPTGAVNRVYESHEEKLKKYCAAFSPLEGQVGAAVFINGCFVCLDAFDSPATLRKLHTKMLESYALDALEQDGRDKKEPENSAAEQLLEKIAAARVARYPSVGLGEDLRIKAKELVGSCLALDGRVIHLAIFAREDRETERSSGPLSRPSRRRRARL; this comes from the coding sequence GTGACAGTTTTGGTAAATTTCCTGCACACTTTGCGGGTTGGTGAACCCCAGGCATTCGAGAACCTGACCGTCTTCCCGCTGATCGGGACGCAGTTTCAGGAACCCGGCTACCTTTTGCTGGACGAAGCCCTGGCACAGGACCTGTTCGAGGTGGGGGAGGTAAGTGAAACCGGAAGCGTAAATGAAGTCCTTGTGTTGAACAAAAGTGACTTTGCAGTTCTTATCCTGGATGGGGAAATCCTTACGGGAGCGAAGCAGAACCGTGTGGTGAACGCCAGCGTCCTGGTGGGTCCCCGTGCTGAACTGGAGATACCGGTCAGCTGCGTGGAGCAGGGCCGCTGGCGGTACGTCGCCGAGAAGTTCACGGATAGCCGGCGCTTCTCCTACGCGCGCCTGCGTGCCCAGAAATCTGCGCAGGTTGCCGAGAGCCTCCACGCGTTTAGGGCTTTTAGCGCAGACCAGAGCGCCATCTGGGATGAGGTTGAGCGCAAACAGAGGGAAATGGGAGCGGAGTCCCCCACCGGGGCGGTTAACAGGGTATACGAAAGCCATGAGGAGAAATTGAAAAAATACTGTGCGGCCTTTTCGCCCCTGGAGGGGCAGGTTGGTGCGGCTGTTTTTATCAACGGGTGCTTCGTCTGCCTCGACGCCTTCGACAGCCCGGCGACTCTGCGCAAACTGCACACAAAGATGCTCGAAAGCTATGCCTTAGACGCCCTGGAGCAGGACGGCCGGGACAAAAAGGAGCCTGAAAATAGCGCCGCGGAGCAACTGCTGGAAAAAATCGCTGCCGCCCGGGTGGCGCGTTATCCTTCCGTGGGGCTGGGCGAAGACCTGCGCATAAAAGCTAAAGAGCTGGTCGGCTCCTGTCTGGCCCTGGACGGCAGGGTGATACACCTGGCTATCTTTGCCAGGGAGGACCGGGAGACGGAGAGGAGCAGCGGCCCGCTGAGCAGGCCGAGCAGGAGACGGAGGGCTCGACTGTAG
- a CDS encoding phage holin family protein, protein MRWLATICLNGLALLLIDLIVPGFRIVGIGPAVLAAFVLGMVNTFVRPVLLFLTLPLTVITLGLFIFVINAVTFTITAWLVPGFHVYSFGGAFWGALLTSVAGWLINLLFES, encoded by the coding sequence ATGCGCTGGCTTGCAACCATCTGCCTTAACGGGCTGGCCCTACTGTTGATTGATTTAATCGTACCGGGGTTTCGGATCGTGGGCATCGGCCCGGCGGTACTGGCAGCCTTTGTCCTGGGTATGGTAAATACTTTTGTGCGGCCGGTGCTTTTATTCCTTACCCTGCCGCTAACGGTCATTACCCTGGGCCTGTTTATCTTTGTCATCAATGCCGTAACCTTCACCATAACTGCCTGGCTGGTACCCGGCTTTCACGTTTATAGCTTTGGCGGTGCCTTCTGGGGGGCTCTTCTGACCAGTGTGGCCGGCTGGTTGATCAATCTTCTATTTGAAAGTTGA
- a CDS encoding bifunctional nuclease family protein: MIRVHVKGIAYDMSGNPIILLTDQEEERVLPIWVGLLEAHSIAVALGQVAVPRPLTHDLFKNACEAMGARISQVVITDLKDSTFYAEVHLALPEHGLVLDARPSDAVALALRAAAPVYVTDKLTEHMLFIKDLFDEETRAELEKIFELAKEYKKSLH; encoded by the coding sequence GTGATCCGTGTGCATGTGAAAGGAATTGCCTATGATATGTCGGGCAACCCCATTATCCTGCTGACCGATCAGGAGGAAGAAAGGGTGTTACCCATCTGGGTGGGATTGCTGGAAGCCCACTCCATTGCCGTAGCCTTAGGGCAGGTAGCCGTACCCCGTCCCCTGACCCACGACCTGTTTAAAAACGCCTGTGAAGCTATGGGTGCCCGCATTTCCCAGGTGGTGATCACCGACTTAAAAGACAGCACTTTTTACGCGGAGGTTCACCTGGCACTACCCGAACATGGTCTGGTGCTGGACGCCCGCCCCAGTGACGCCGTGGCCCTGGCTTTGCGGGCGGCGGCACCGGTATATGTAACCGACAAACTCACGGAGCATATGCTTTTTATCAAGGATCTTTTTGATGAGGAAACCCGGGCCGAACTGGAAAAGATCTTTGAGCTTGCTAAAGAATATAAAAAGTCCCTTCACTAA
- the pheA gene encoding prephenate dehydratase — protein MDKKIGYLGPCGTFSELAVRQYLARQPAGDVQMVALPSIYEVLAAVVRGEVTEAVVPLENSSEGAVNQTQDLLAHTFPDLRIKGEVILPVVHCLMAPSGVSLKTIERVLSHPHALAQCREFISRHLPGAQVVETASTAAAVHLVASTGAPWAAVGPVTAAREYGLEVLVEKINDCSGNATRFIVVGREDGRWAPDCKTTLIVSVAHRPGALHEVLGEFAERGINLTRIESRPSRRRLGEYLFFIDLVGHRHDKQVQEALEAVASRAELRVLGSYPADLSGPEYTADSVDKVQRPAGGIPSTSTVEAGFTGEAVSRSPVQWEEIERLREVIDEVDEQVVELLARRSALVARIGKLKAGFCPVRDPHRESRVLARVRRLAQLKGVDPAMVEKVYRLIIQHAVCLQREQQGGALAACTPPAGDF, from the coding sequence ATGGACAAAAAAATCGGTTACCTTGGCCCATGTGGTACCTTTTCGGAACTGGCGGTGCGGCAGTACCTGGCCCGGCAGCCAGCAGGGGATGTCCAAATGGTAGCCCTCCCGTCCATATACGAAGTGCTTGCGGCGGTGGTGCGGGGAGAAGTGACCGAAGCGGTGGTGCCGCTGGAGAATTCCAGTGAAGGGGCGGTTAACCAGACTCAGGACCTGCTGGCCCATACTTTCCCGGACTTGCGCATTAAAGGGGAGGTCATCCTGCCGGTGGTCCACTGCCTTATGGCTCCGTCGGGAGTGTCGCTGAAGACGATTGAAAGAGTGCTTTCCCATCCCCATGCCCTGGCCCAGTGCCGGGAGTTCATCTCCAGACACCTGCCCGGAGCTCAGGTGGTGGAAACCGCCAGCACGGCCGCTGCCGTGCACCTGGTGGCTTCCACCGGTGCTCCCTGGGCAGCCGTTGGCCCCGTAACGGCTGCCCGGGAGTACGGGCTGGAAGTGCTGGTGGAAAAAATTAATGATTGCTCCGGCAACGCCACCCGGTTTATCGTGGTCGGCCGTGAGGACGGCAGGTGGGCGCCGGACTGCAAAACAACCCTTATTGTTTCCGTGGCCCACCGCCCGGGGGCACTGCACGAGGTGCTGGGGGAGTTTGCCGAAAGGGGGATCAACCTGACGCGTATAGAGTCCCGCCCCTCAAGGCGCCGTTTGGGGGAGTACCTGTTTTTCATTGATCTGGTGGGCCACCGGCATGATAAACAGGTACAGGAAGCATTAGAAGCGGTGGCTTCCCGGGCAGAGCTGAGGGTGCTCGGTTCCTACCCCGCGGACTTGAGCGGGCCTGAGTACACTGCCGACTCGGTCGATAAAGTACAGCGGCCTGCTGGCGGCATCCCCAGCACCTCAACGGTGGAGGCCGGGTTCACCGGGGAGGCGGTATCCCGATCCCCGGTCCAATGGGAGGAAATTGAGAGGTTGCGGGAGGTCATCGATGAGGTGGATGAACAAGTGGTGGAATTGCTGGCCCGGCGTAGCGCCCTGGTGGCCCGGATAGGGAAATTAAAGGCGGGCTTTTGCCCGGTGCGCGATCCCCACCGGGAATCCCGGGTGCTGGCCCGGGTGCGCCGCCTGGCCCAACTAAAAGGGGTGGATCCGGCGATGGTGGAAAAAGTATATCGTTTGATCATCCAGCATGCCGTATGCCTGCAGAGGGAACAGCAGGGAGGTGCCCTGGCCGCCTGCACCCCGCCTGCCGGTGACTTTTGA